A stretch of the uncultured Desulfobacter sp. genome encodes the following:
- a CDS encoding class I SAM-dependent methyltransferase, protein MDNMFTEQFWMDAWVNDVAGKDTLAVHKGYSTAQFWDKASVTYNTNKNEIKSRRTTRALATLREKGLLFKGMRVLDIGCGTGMMALALAQEGALVTAMDFSSGMLDRFKADIPKALNSKITLVQQDWHQLDIRQKGWEKAFDLVLAFMSPAVASPEAFSKMIQCAAKGCAIRGWAARRQPEIFKDLWQMIMKHPLDDKPQSILYKINLLFSMGLYPDIYFEVVEWDQMVSVETETENQVSFFTKVTGKADKDIRPVIHSYLQNRAGKGQIRKEQKGVTATAVFLVDSLI, encoded by the coding sequence ATGGATAATATGTTTACCGAGCAGTTTTGGATGGACGCCTGGGTCAATGATGTGGCAGGCAAAGATACACTTGCCGTGCATAAGGGGTATTCAACGGCACAGTTTTGGGACAAAGCTTCGGTGACTTATAATACCAATAAAAATGAAATTAAAAGCCGGCGTACAACCCGTGCTTTGGCAACGCTTAGGGAAAAAGGGCTGCTGTTTAAGGGGATGCGTGTTCTGGATATTGGCTGCGGTACCGGGATGATGGCCCTGGCCCTTGCCCAGGAAGGGGCTTTGGTTACGGCCATGGATTTTTCTTCGGGTATGCTTGATCGATTCAAAGCGGATATCCCCAAAGCGTTAAACAGCAAAATTACCCTTGTCCAGCAGGACTGGCACCAGCTGGATATTCGGCAAAAAGGCTGGGAAAAGGCCTTTGATCTGGTTTTGGCATTCATGTCGCCGGCTGTGGCTTCCCCAGAGGCCTTTTCAAAAATGATCCAATGTGCGGCAAAGGGTTGTGCAATACGGGGCTGGGCTGCCCGGCGTCAGCCAGAAATATTCAAAGATTTGTGGCAGATGATCATGAAACATCCTTTGGACGATAAACCCCAAAGCATTCTTTATAAGATTAATCTGTTGTTTTCCATGGGGCTGTATCCTGATATTTATTTTGAAGTGGTGGAATGGGATCAGATGGTTTCTGTGGAAACTGAAACCGAGAACCAGGTCTCTTTTTTTACAAAAGTGACCGGTAAAGCTGACAAGGATATCCGACCCGTGATCCATTCATATTTGCAGAACCGGGCCGGAAAAGGACAGATCAGAAAAGAGCAGAAGGGGGTGACCGCAACTGCTGTTTTTCTGGTTGATTCTTTAATTTAA
- the lon gene encoding endopeptidase La, with amino-acid sequence MSDDSRPITPEIVSEEEEGNENKGGLITQSTKPKFLYLVPITGRPHLPAQVQPLFVSKKRWEETLAKSAKENQGLLGLCYFSEVKGKYVYKEDFPEVGCVVRMLNAQEVEGNLQFIAQGLERFKIKKFLSDKPPFVAEVEYPPEPEEDEDKVKAYAISIISNIKQLLSLNPLYSEELKQYLNRFSPDQPSPLTDFAAGITTASGDALQDILETESILDRMKKVMMLLQKEIEIAKLQTKIQKDINTKVDDNKRKFFLKEQLKAIQKELGIQKDDKTSDVDKFKERFAELDPPEHVAKRFEEEIEKLSVLETGSSEYGVTRNYLDWVTSFPWGVYSEDNIDIERAEKVLDRDHAGLSDVKERIIEFFAAGVYKKDISGSIILFVGPPGVGKTSIGKSIAEALGRKFYRFSLGGMRDEAEIKGHRRTYVGALPGKMVQALKDTAVANPVIMLDEVDKIGASYQGDPASALLEVLDPEQNSAFLDHYLDLRIDLSKVLFICTANTLDTIPGPLLDRMDRINLSGYITSEKLEIARKHLWPRLLKRNKLNGSIITITDPTIRHLIEGYAREAGVRNLEKLLNKIIRKSIVRILKDKDEKIQINIKSLEDLLGPPIFTPEKQMTGVGIVTGLAWTAMGGATLSIEAVKVHGKNPGFKLTGKLGDVMQESASIALSHVRSSSKSYGISEDYFDEAFVHIHVPEGATPKDGPSAGVTIATAIVSLASGRQIKRPLAMTGELTLTGDVLPVGGIKEKIIAARRVGIKEIILPDGCSSEFKKLPEHIKEGIEFHFVKKYKEVYKIVFG; translated from the coding sequence ATGAGTGATGATTCCAGACCCATTACCCCCGAGATTGTATCAGAGGAAGAAGAGGGAAATGAAAATAAAGGCGGACTGATTACCCAAAGCACCAAGCCTAAATTTTTATATCTCGTCCCCATAACCGGACGCCCCCACCTGCCCGCACAGGTCCAGCCTTTATTTGTCAGTAAAAAGCGCTGGGAAGAGACTTTGGCCAAGTCCGCCAAGGAGAATCAGGGCCTTTTAGGGTTGTGCTATTTCAGTGAAGTCAAGGGAAAGTATGTATATAAAGAAGATTTCCCCGAAGTCGGATGCGTTGTGCGTATGCTCAATGCCCAGGAAGTGGAGGGTAATCTGCAGTTCATTGCCCAGGGCCTTGAACGATTTAAAATTAAGAAGTTTTTGTCTGACAAACCGCCTTTTGTGGCGGAAGTGGAATATCCCCCTGAACCCGAGGAAGATGAGGATAAGGTTAAAGCCTATGCCATCTCCATTATTTCAAATATCAAGCAGCTGTTATCCTTGAATCCTTTGTATTCTGAAGAGCTTAAGCAATATCTGAATCGCTTTTCACCGGATCAGCCCTCGCCGTTGACCGATTTTGCCGCAGGCATTACCACAGCTTCCGGGGATGCTCTGCAGGATATCCTTGAAACCGAATCCATTCTGGACCGGATGAAAAAAGTGATGATGCTTCTGCAAAAGGAGATTGAGATTGCTAAACTGCAGACAAAAATCCAGAAGGATATCAACACCAAAGTAGATGACAATAAACGTAAATTTTTTCTCAAAGAGCAGCTTAAGGCTATCCAGAAGGAACTTGGCATTCAAAAAGATGACAAGACCTCTGATGTGGATAAGTTCAAGGAGCGGTTTGCAGAACTTGACCCGCCCGAACACGTAGCCAAGCGCTTTGAGGAGGAAATTGAAAAGCTGTCTGTATTGGAAACCGGCTCTTCTGAATATGGGGTAACCCGTAATTATTTGGACTGGGTGACCTCTTTCCCCTGGGGAGTTTATTCCGAAGATAATATTGATATAGAGCGGGCCGAAAAGGTTCTTGACCGGGATCATGCAGGACTTTCCGATGTCAAAGAGCGGATCATCGAGTTTTTTGCCGCTGGTGTCTATAAAAAGGATATTTCAGGGTCCATTATTTTGTTTGTAGGTCCGCCCGGCGTGGGAAAAACATCTATCGGCAAGTCCATTGCCGAAGCCCTGGGCCGGAAGTTTTATCGGTTCTCTCTGGGGGGGATGCGTGACGAGGCCGAGATCAAGGGGCATCGACGCACCTATGTGGGGGCGTTGCCCGGCAAAATGGTCCAGGCGTTGAAAGACACGGCTGTGGCCAATCCGGTAATCATGCTTGATGAGGTTGATAAGATAGGCGCATCCTACCAGGGTGATCCTGCTTCGGCATTGTTAGAGGTACTGGACCCCGAACAGAATTCCGCATTTCTGGATCACTATCTGGACCTTCGCATTGATTTGTCCAAAGTGCTGTTCATCTGTACGGCCAATACTCTGGACACAATCCCAGGGCCTTTGCTGGACCGTATGGATCGTATTAATTTAAGCGGGTATATTACTTCTGAGAAACTGGAGATCGCAAGGAAACATTTGTGGCCGAGGCTTTTGAAACGAAATAAACTGAATGGGTCAATCATCACCATCACCGACCCCACAATCCGGCATCTCATTGAAGGCTATGCCCGGGAAGCCGGGGTGCGTAACCTTGAAAAGCTTTTGAATAAGATTATTCGCAAAAGCATTGTCAGGATCTTAAAGGATAAAGATGAGAAGATCCAGATCAACATCAAGTCCCTGGAAGATCTGTTGGGACCACCCATATTCACCCCTGAAAAGCAGATGACAGGGGTGGGTATTGTGACAGGCCTTGCCTGGACCGCCATGGGCGGAGCTACGTTGTCCATCGAGGCGGTAAAGGTGCATGGAAAAAATCCCGGGTTCAAACTGACCGGAAAGCTTGGGGATGTGATGCAGGAGTCTGCCTCCATAGCACTTTCCCATGTGCGCTCCTCATCAAAAAGTTACGGTATCAGTGAGGATTATTTTGATGAGGCTTTTGTTCATATCCATGTGCCCGAAGGGGCTACGCCCAAAGATGGCCCAAGTGCCGGCGTCACCATTGCCACAGCCATTGTGTCTCTGGCGTCGGGCCGCCAGATCAAAAGGCCTTTGGCCATGACCGGGGAACTTACGCTGACAGGTGATGTCCTGCCCGTGGGCGGAATTAAAGAAAAAATCATTGCCGCCCGGCGGGTGGGCATCAAAGAGATCATTCTGCCCGATGGGTGCAGCAGTGAGTTTAAGAAGCTGCCCGAACATATCAAAGAGGGCATTGAGTTTCATTTTGTGAAGAAATATAAAGAGGTATACAAGATCGTCTTCGGATAG
- a CDS encoding radical SAM protein produces MDLSKHPCFNAKAKDVYGRVHLPVAPRCNIQCNFCNRKHDNLDENRPGVTGAVLKPSQAMIYLKYVLENVKNISVVGIIGPGDPFDNPDETMETFRLVQKQYPEMLLCTATSGFGIGPYIDELAEMNFGHVTVSVNAIDPEIGSQLYAFIRHGKRTLGPKPGFEVLIEKQLEAIARLKEKNITTKVNTVVVPGINDGHIEAIAQKMAELKVDILNCIPLYPNNESNFAHLEEPSDAFMSDIRKKAGKYLPQMTHCERCRADAVGLLGQKNSKKIMRKLQQCAEMPEIFDDERPYVAIASVDGRLINQHLGKAEELLIYGKKDDGGVYFVESRKTPKPGGGSQRWEDLSEMLSDCRALMVTGLGDSPRRILSKKKIDILELDGSIIDAAEAVFEGHSRDFMVQRDIKACNKKSPMGGMGGCGF; encoded by the coding sequence ATGGATCTATCCAAACACCCATGCTTCAACGCCAAGGCGAAAGATGTTTACGGACGAGTTCACCTTCCCGTTGCACCACGATGCAATATTCAATGCAATTTCTGCAATCGAAAACACGACAACCTTGACGAGAACCGGCCCGGGGTGACCGGTGCGGTGCTGAAACCAAGTCAGGCGATGATCTATCTCAAGTATGTACTTGAAAATGTAAAAAATATTTCGGTCGTGGGAATTATCGGACCGGGCGACCCCTTTGACAATCCCGATGAAACCATGGAAACCTTTAGATTGGTACAAAAGCAATACCCGGAGATGCTTCTTTGCACGGCAACCAGCGGTTTTGGTATCGGCCCGTATATCGATGAACTGGCCGAAATGAATTTTGGCCATGTGACCGTCTCAGTAAATGCAATCGATCCTGAAATCGGATCACAACTGTATGCATTTATTCGACACGGCAAAAGAACGCTAGGCCCCAAACCCGGTTTCGAAGTCTTGATAGAGAAACAACTTGAAGCCATTGCCCGCCTTAAAGAAAAAAACATTACCACCAAAGTCAACACCGTTGTTGTACCGGGTATCAATGACGGCCACATTGAAGCAATTGCCCAAAAGATGGCTGAACTGAAGGTGGATATCCTCAACTGTATTCCCCTTTACCCCAATAACGAATCAAACTTTGCCCATTTGGAAGAACCATCGGACGCGTTCATGTCGGATATTCGAAAAAAGGCGGGGAAATACCTTCCCCAAATGACACATTGTGAACGCTGCCGTGCAGATGCGGTCGGGCTTTTAGGCCAAAAAAACAGCAAAAAAATAATGAGAAAGCTGCAGCAATGCGCTGAAATGCCGGAAATTTTTGATGATGAGCGGCCGTACGTGGCCATCGCCAGCGTTGATGGACGGCTAATCAATCAACACCTGGGAAAAGCCGAAGAATTATTAATCTATGGTAAAAAAGACGATGGTGGCGTCTATTTTGTCGAATCCCGGAAGACCCCCAAACCCGGCGGCGGCAGCCAACGCTGGGAGGACTTAAGCGAGATGCTCAGTGATTGCAGAGCATTGATGGTAACCGGACTCGGTGACAGTCCTCGGCGCATACTCAGCAAAAAGAAAATAGATATTTTAGAATTGGACGGATCAATTATAGATGCCGCTGAAGCCGTTTTTGAAGGACACAGCAGAGACTTTATGGTCCAGCGAGACATCAAGGCATGCAATAAAAAGAGTCCCATGGGCGGTATGGGTGGCTGTGGATTTTGA
- a CDS encoding metal-dependent transcriptional regulator — protein sequence MPKSLDLSESLEDYLETILELQTTNTVARSKDIAERLDIKRGSVTGMLKKLAAQELINYEPYGYVTLTTKGEKIAKEIEKRHIMLKDFLIRFIGVEEQKADETACRMEHAMDTSTFKKFQAFIQSMDEGAPRKDN from the coding sequence ATGCCAAAATCACTAGACTTGTCCGAAAGCCTGGAAGACTATCTTGAAACCATACTTGAACTCCAGACAACCAATACGGTTGCCCGTTCAAAGGATATTGCCGAACGGCTCGACATAAAACGCGGATCCGTTACCGGGATGCTCAAAAAACTTGCAGCCCAGGAACTGATCAATTACGAACCTTACGGCTATGTGACCTTGACAACCAAAGGTGAAAAAATAGCTAAAGAGATTGAAAAGCGTCATATTATGTTAAAAGATTTTCTGATCCGTTTTATCGGGGTGGAAGAACAAAAGGCTGATGAAACTGCATGCCGCATGGAACATGCCATGGATACATCCACCTTTAAAAAGTTCCAGGCCTTTATCCAATCCATGGACGAAGGCGCCCCCCGGAAAGACAATTAG
- the metK gene encoding methionine adenosyltransferase produces the protein MSEDKSFLFTSESVTEGHPDKVADAISDSILDAIMTEDKRCRVACETLVTTGLAMVAGEITTDCYVDIPEVVRTTIRDIGYNSSNMGFDWKTCSVITSIDQQSADIAQGVNEGDGLFKEQGAGDQGLMFGYATNETEELMPMPIIYAHKLTKRLTQVRKNGALDFLRPDGKSQVSIEYVDGMPKRVDTVVVSTQHSPDVSYEDLKAAVIKDVIKKVIPGEMMDGDTRFFINPTGRFVVGGPMGDCGVTGRKIIVDTYGGQGSHGGGCFSGKDPSKVDRSASYMGRYVAKNLVAAGLADKCEVQIAYAIGVAEPVSMMVDFMGTGKIAESKACEIVREVFDLRPAGIITELDLLRPIYRKTSAYGHFGRKDPDFYWERTIKADQIKSLAGL, from the coding sequence ATGTCAGAAGACAAATCTTTTCTGTTTACATCCGAATCCGTAACCGAAGGTCATCCTGACAAGGTGGCTGATGCTATCTCAGACAGCATTCTCGATGCCATTATGACCGAAGATAAAAGATGCCGTGTGGCCTGTGAGACACTTGTAACAACAGGTCTTGCCATGGTGGCTGGCGAAATTACAACTGACTGCTATGTTGATATTCCAGAGGTGGTCAGGACTACCATTAGGGATATTGGCTACAATTCATCCAACATGGGCTTTGACTGGAAAACCTGTTCGGTAATTACCAGTATTGATCAGCAAAGCGCTGATATCGCCCAGGGGGTAAATGAAGGCGACGGACTGTTCAAGGAACAGGGCGCCGGTGACCAGGGCTTGATGTTCGGTTATGCCACCAATGAGACCGAAGAATTGATGCCCATGCCTATCATCTATGCCCATAAGCTGACCAAGCGATTGACCCAGGTTCGCAAGAATGGGGCACTTGATTTTCTGCGTCCTGACGGAAAATCACAGGTCAGTATCGAATATGTGGACGGCATGCCCAAACGTGTCGATACGGTGGTTGTCTCCACCCAGCATTCTCCGGATGTTTCTTATGAGGATCTTAAAGCGGCTGTAATTAAGGACGTGATAAAAAAGGTGATCCCCGGTGAGATGATGGACGGTGATACCCGGTTTTTTATCAATCCCACCGGCCGTTTTGTTGTGGGCGGCCCCATGGGGGATTGTGGTGTGACCGGGCGTAAGATTATCGTAGATACGTATGGTGGTCAGGGCAGCCATGGCGGCGGCTGTTTCTCTGGAAAGGATCCTTCCAAAGTTGACCGTTCCGCCTCCTATATGGGTCGTTATGTGGCCAAAAATTTGGTGGCAGCCGGGCTTGCTGATAAATGTGAAGTGCAGATCGCCTATGCCATTGGTGTGGCGGAGCCTGTCTCTATGATGGTGGATTTCATGGGAACCGGAAAGATTGCAGAATCAAAAGCGTGTGAAATTGTCAGGGAAGTATTTGACCTGCGTCCGGCAGGCATTATCACTGAACTGGACCTGCTGCGCCCCATCTACAGAAAAACATCTGCCTACGGACATTTTGGACGTAAAGATCCTGATTTTTATTGGGAAAGAACCATTAAAGCCGATCAGATCAAATCACTTGCAGGGTTATAA
- the ahcY gene encoding adenosylhomocysteinase: MSQKEDNECMKLDLSLPYKVKDIGLAEDGHKDMQLSEKEMPGLMAIREKYGSEKPLKGLKIMGSLHMTIQTAMLIDTLYELGADLRWATCNIFSTQDHAAAAIADKGSAAVFAWKGETLEEFWWCTEQALTWPDGSGPDLIVDDGGDATLFVHQGVKAEKDPSIFDNEVGSLDERCLMDRLEVSYEHDKQRWTNIAKKIRGVSEETTTGVHRLYHLASAGELLFPAINVNDSVTKSKFDNLYGCRESLADGIKRATDVMLAGKTVVVAGYGDVGKGCADSMKGYGAIVLITEIDPICALQAAMEGYEVVTMDEAVIRGDIFVTATGNYHVITGEHIAQMKDESIICNIGHFDSEIEMSFLDNHPNAEKITVKPQVDKWTLPSGRSVIVLAEGRLVNLGCATGHPSFVMSNSFSNQTLAQIKLAHEDLEKKVYTLPKELDEEVARLHLKNLSVNLTKLTQEQADYIGVPVNGPFKPDHYRY, encoded by the coding sequence ATGAGTCAGAAGGAAGATAACGAATGTATGAAATTGGACCTGTCCTTACCCTATAAGGTCAAGGACATCGGTCTGGCCGAAGACGGACACAAAGACATGCAGCTGTCTGAAAAAGAGATGCCCGGCCTGATGGCGATTCGGGAAAAATACGGCTCTGAAAAACCGCTTAAGGGGTTAAAGATCATGGGCAGCCTGCACATGACCATCCAGACGGCGATGCTCATTGATACCCTGTACGAGTTGGGTGCTGATTTGCGTTGGGCGACGTGCAATATTTTTTCCACCCAGGACCATGCCGCCGCAGCCATTGCAGACAAGGGGTCAGCTGCCGTATTTGCATGGAAGGGCGAAACCCTTGAAGAGTTCTGGTGGTGTACGGAACAAGCGTTGACTTGGCCGGATGGATCGGGTCCCGATTTGATCGTGGATGACGGCGGCGATGCGACCTTGTTTGTTCACCAAGGCGTTAAGGCTGAGAAAGATCCGTCTATATTTGATAACGAAGTTGGCAGTCTGGACGAACGTTGCCTCATGGATCGGCTGGAGGTCAGTTATGAGCATGATAAACAGCGTTGGACAAATATTGCCAAAAAGATTCGTGGTGTATCCGAGGAAACCACCACCGGCGTTCATCGGTTGTATCATCTTGCTTCTGCCGGAGAACTTTTGTTCCCTGCTATTAATGTTAATGATTCAGTGACTAAATCCAAATTTGATAACCTCTATGGTTGTCGGGAATCCTTGGCCGACGGTATCAAACGGGCCACAGACGTGATGCTGGCAGGCAAAACCGTGGTCGTAGCCGGTTACGGTGATGTGGGTAAAGGCTGTGCCGATTCCATGAAAGGGTACGGCGCCATCGTACTTATCACCGAGATTGATCCCATTTGTGCGCTTCAAGCTGCTATGGAGGGCTATGAGGTGGTCACCATGGACGAGGCGGTAATCCGGGGCGATATTTTTGTTACAGCCACCGGCAATTATCATGTCATCACCGGTGAGCATATTGCACAGATGAAAGATGAATCCATCATTTGCAATATTGGCCATTTTGACAGCGAGATCGAAATGAGTTTTCTGGATAACCATCCCAACGCCGAAAAGATTACTGTCAAACCCCAAGTGGACAAGTGGACACTGCCCTCGGGCCGTTCCGTTATTGTTCTGGCTGAAGGGCGTTTGGTCAACCTTGGCTGTGCCACAGGTCACCCAAGTTTTGTCATGAGCAACAGCTTTTCAAACCAGACTTTGGCCCAGATCAAGCTAGCCCATGAAGATTTGGAGAAAAAAGTATATACCCTGCCCAAGGAACTGGACGAAGAGGTGGCAAGACTGCACTTGAAAAATCTGTCTGTAAACCTGACCAAGCTGACCCAGGAACAGGCCGATTATATTGGTGTGCCTGTTAATGGGCCGTTCAAGCCGGATCACTATAGATACTAA
- a CDS encoding adenosine kinase, with protein MPSNTITGIGSALVDVLINETDEFLQTLNKEKGGMTYVTADEQQAIISASSQVPVIVPGGAACNTILGVGKLGGAARFIGARGKDDYGDIFEKEVRQCRVEPMLTSFDTPTGKVVSIVTPDAQRSMFTDLGASSLLDPAGVTSQMFSDTAIALVEGYLLFNRDLMMASVKAAKEAGALVALDLASFEVVNASKDILQDLISEYVDILIANEDEAKAYTGESDESAAIEKLSGNVEYAVLKVGSRGSYISHNNSVTRIEPIKGNSPVDTTGAGDLWAAGFLYGIANGLSIEKSGALGSMCGYEVCQVMGAQIPNSVWEKIKATI; from the coding sequence ATGCCTTCCAATACCATCACCGGAATCGGCTCTGCATTAGTAGACGTTTTGATCAACGAGACCGATGAATTCTTACAAACGCTTAACAAAGAAAAAGGCGGAATGACCTATGTAACAGCGGATGAACAGCAGGCCATCATCTCAGCCTCCTCCCAGGTGCCGGTGATTGTACCAGGTGGGGCTGCCTGCAACACCATTTTAGGTGTAGGCAAACTTGGCGGAGCCGCCAGATTCATCGGGGCCCGGGGCAAAGATGACTACGGGGATATTTTTGAAAAAGAGGTCCGGCAGTGCCGGGTAGAACCCATGCTTACCTCCTTTGATACCCCCACGGGCAAGGTGGTCTCCATTGTAACACCCGACGCCCAACGCTCCATGTTCACGGATCTTGGTGCGTCAAGCCTTCTGGATCCTGCCGGTGTGACAAGTCAGATGTTTTCAGACACGGCTATTGCCCTTGTGGAGGGTTATCTACTGTTCAACCGCGACCTGATGATGGCATCGGTAAAAGCGGCCAAAGAGGCGGGCGCCCTGGTTGCTCTAGATCTGGCAAGTTTTGAGGTGGTGAATGCATCCAAAGATATTCTCCAGGATCTGATCAGTGAATATGTGGATATCCTCATTGCCAACGAAGACGAGGCAAAGGCCTATACCGGGGAATCAGATGAAAGCGCCGCCATAGAAAAGCTGTCCGGCAATGTTGAATATGCCGTGTTAAAAGTAGGAAGCCGTGGCAGCTATATATCCCATAACAATTCAGTCACCCGCATTGAACCGATAAAGGGCAATTCACCGGTGGATACCACCGGCGCAGGAGACTTGTGGGCAGCCGGTTTTTTATACGGCATTGCCAACGGCCTTTCCATTGAAAAAAGCGGGGCGTTAGGATCAATGTGCGGATACGAGGTATGTCAGGTGATGGGTGCCCAGATCCCGAATTCGGTGTGGGAAAAAATCAAGGCAACGATATGA